One window of Candidatus Rokuibacteriota bacterium genomic DNA carries:
- a CDS encoding VOC family protein → MKIQAIGHVVLKVRDLERSTRFYRDLLGLTEVARFQDRMVFFSAGKSHHDLAILSVGREAPGPDPGSVGLYHVAFKIGDDLEVLREAKAHLEAHAVKIVGVRDHRVSQSLYLEDPDGNVVELFVDGDPALWTREPSAVATVRPLQL, encoded by the coding sequence ATGAAAATCCAAGCGATCGGGCATGTAGTGCTGAAGGTCCGGGACCTCGAGCGCTCAACCCGGTTTTACCGCGATCTGCTCGGGCTCACGGAGGTGGCGCGCTTTCAGGACCGGATGGTCTTCTTCTCGGCAGGCAAGAGCCACCACGATCTGGCCATCCTGAGCGTCGGGCGGGAGGCGCCTGGTCCCGACCCCGGGAGCGTCGGGCTCTATCACGTGGCCTTCAAGATCGGCGATGACCTTGAGGTGCTCAGGGAGGCCAAGGCCCATCTCGAGGCGCACGCCGTCAAGATCGTCGGAGTGCGGGACCACCGGGTGAGCCAGTCGCTCTACCTGGAAGATCCCGACGGCAACGTGGTGGAACTCTTCGTGGACGGCGATCCGGCCCTCTGGACGCGGGAGCCGTCCGCGGTGGCGACGGTCCGACCGCTGCAGCTCTGA
- a CDS encoding VOC family protein, producing the protein MGLRHLALKTRDLKTTERFYTEVLGLRIAFRYRGMVFFESPGESDVLNFRRTSRRFDPEAGGLDHFGLHVDRKRLRSLQEQLKAAGVKLTGRRGRWGIYFRDPNGYTVELYAD; encoded by the coding sequence GTGGGGCTCCGCCACCTGGCCCTGAAGACCCGAGACCTCAAGACGACCGAGCGCTTCTACACCGAAGTGCTCGGACTGCGCATCGCCTTCCGGTATCGGGGCATGGTCTTCTTCGAAAGCCCCGGGGAGAGCGATGTCCTGAACTTCCGCCGGACATCCCGTCGCTTCGATCCCGAGGCCGGCGGCCTGGACCACTTCGGCCTGCACGTGGACCGGAAGCGGCTCCGGTCGCTCCAGGAGCAGTTGAAGGCCGCGGGGGTGAAGCTGACGGGGCGGCGCGGACGGTGGGGGATTTACTTCCGCGACCCGAACGGCTACACGGTCGAGCTGTACGCCGACTGA
- a CDS encoding Mut7-C RNAse domain-containing protein gives MNAPRFVVDTMLGRLARWLRAMGYDTLYLGPAEDRRLLQLAQIEERILLTRDARLARLAAPMGCLIEAGQLDHQLAEVVQKLTLSPQDADWLSRCLECNGLLEPRQRASVSGLVPEYIFATQSEFTGCPGCGRIYWAGSHADRMLTRLAKLLGRGGRERPETFA, from the coding sequence ATGAACGCTCCGCGGTTTGTGGTGGACACGATGCTCGGCCGGCTAGCCCGCTGGCTCCGGGCGATGGGCTACGACACGCTCTACCTCGGACCGGCCGAGGACCGCCGGCTCCTCCAGCTCGCCCAGATCGAGGAGCGGATCCTCCTGACGCGTGACGCCAGGCTCGCGCGGCTGGCCGCGCCCATGGGATGCCTGATCGAGGCCGGCCAGCTGGACCACCAGCTCGCGGAGGTCGTCCAGAAGCTGACGCTCTCACCGCAGGACGCCGACTGGCTCTCCCGGTGTCTCGAGTGCAATGGGTTGCTGGAGCCCCGCCAGAGGGCGAGCGTGAGCGGCCTCGTTCCCGAGTACATCTTCGCCACCCAGAGCGAGTTCACGGGATGTCCCGGCTGCGGAAGGATCTACTGGGCCGGGAGTCACGCCGACAGGATGCTCACACGGCTGGCCAAGCTCCTCGGCCGCGGAGGTCGAGAGCGCCCGGAGACGTTCGCATGA
- the radC gene encoding DNA repair protein RadC — protein sequence MGKAVRISDWPAGERPRERLYDKGAEALADAELLALQLGTGIHGLTAVDLARALLSRYGSLSGLSGRSVSELAGVRGVGRAKAVRLAATFELTRRLRSRPTDGKVVLGSPEQVFAHFGPIVEGLKKEVFRAALLDAQNGLLRDVVVSEGTLSASLVHPREVFKPAILESAAAVILVHNHPSGDPTPSKEDLRLTRQLVECGRLLDLKVHDHVVIGLGRFVSLAQRGVIG from the coding sequence GTGGGGAAGGCGGTGAGAATTAGCGACTGGCCAGCGGGGGAACGGCCCCGGGAGCGGCTCTATGACAAGGGGGCGGAGGCGCTAGCCGATGCCGAGCTCTTGGCCCTTCAGCTCGGCACGGGGATCCATGGGCTGACCGCGGTAGACCTGGCCCGAGCGCTCCTGTCGCGCTACGGGTCGCTGAGCGGCCTGTCGGGGCGGAGCGTCTCGGAGCTGGCAGGTGTCAGGGGAGTGGGGCGGGCCAAGGCGGTGAGACTCGCGGCAACGTTTGAGCTGACGCGGCGCCTCAGGTCCAGGCCGACCGACGGCAAGGTCGTCCTGGGGAGCCCGGAGCAGGTCTTCGCCCACTTCGGCCCCATCGTCGAGGGCTTGAAAAAGGAGGTGTTCAGGGCCGCCCTTCTCGACGCCCAGAACGGGCTTCTGCGGGACGTGGTAGTCTCGGAGGGGACGCTCTCGGCGAGCCTGGTTCATCCCCGGGAGGTGTTCAAGCCGGCCATCCTCGAATCGGCCGCCGCCGTAATCCTCGTCCACAACCACCCGAGCGGCGACCCGACCCCGAGCAAGGAGGATCTCCGGCTCACCCGGCAGCTCGTCGAGTGCGGGAGGCTCCTGGACCTGAAGGTTCACGATCATGTCGTCATCGGGCTCGGGCGGTTCGTCAGCCTGGCCCAGCGTGGCGTCATCGGGTAG
- the lptG gene encoding LPS export ABC transporter permease LptG: MNRILDRYVFRDLAPPLLLSGVLLTFLLIIDRIYHLTDLVVTKGVPFSMVLGLLLFMLPSFLAHTLPMALLVAVLLTAGRLAGDLEVVALKASGVSPLRLFRPFVVAACLATLATGLLTLWLNPLANRAFQRHLVRILQTRAATGISERVFSTTFGQIVVYVEEVSPSHVALGGVLVSDERDPKRSRIITAREGRLLTDEENDRITLRLIDGALNESPAGEPGRYRYSTFELYDMNLAVEAPFKGAPRVEKPEKYLSLRRLLAAAATLRREGQNPAPYEVEVHKRFALPVAALVFTLVGFPLGIRAHTGGRAIAVGGSLAIIVAYYFLLTSLEGIALVRRLPSWAAIWAPNLLFGGVGLVLLRSTIAPPVPLARSALVRRLRAVLVWRLPIGTLRAARIGGPRATSWIIDRYLVREYLTYLGYGLAVGAVLFVIVDIFQTLDRFLRLKPPLHLIVEHLLYRLPAELYKGLPVVILVATIFLFLSLARAHELTALKAAGVSLYRVSRPVLLLAVGVSAASVLFQETLLPMLNAKADEVDRIKIRGEPPRHLQRRNQIWYRSADTRFFRMELLDPAGQAIDGLTLLEIDRDYRLLSRLDARQARWTTAGWEFRDGVVREFSGGDQVQAIPFRLTTLELPERMETFTQIQKPTEMMNFLELRAYLARLQESGHQVGKYIVKLYEKLAFPLIHAVLALVAIPLALASPRSGRLIGIGLAIVIAMAYWFVHSLALSFAKADMLPPLLAAWTANIIFAGLGLSLFLRART; this comes from the coding sequence ATGAACCGGATCCTCGACCGCTACGTCTTCAGGGACCTGGCGCCGCCGCTCCTCCTAAGCGGGGTGCTCCTCACCTTCCTCCTCATTATCGACCGCATCTACCACCTCACCGACCTCGTCGTGACGAAGGGCGTGCCCTTCTCCATGGTGCTCGGGCTCCTCCTCTTCATGCTCCCCTCGTTCCTCGCCCATACACTCCCGATGGCGCTCCTGGTGGCCGTGTTGCTGACGGCCGGCCGGCTGGCCGGAGACCTGGAAGTCGTGGCCCTCAAGGCCTCGGGCGTGAGCCCCCTCCGGCTCTTCCGCCCCTTCGTCGTCGCCGCCTGTCTCGCCACGCTCGCCACCGGCCTCCTGACGCTCTGGCTCAACCCGTTGGCCAACCGGGCCTTCCAGCGCCACCTGGTGAGGATCCTCCAGACCCGGGCGGCCACCGGAATCTCCGAGCGCGTGTTCAGCACCACCTTCGGCCAGATCGTCGTCTACGTGGAGGAAGTGTCGCCCTCACACGTGGCCCTCGGGGGTGTCCTGGTCTCCGACGAGCGCGACCCGAAGCGATCGCGGATCATCACGGCCCGCGAAGGACGCCTCCTGACCGACGAGGAGAATGACCGCATCACGCTCCGCCTGATCGACGGCGCCCTCAACGAATCGCCGGCGGGCGAGCCGGGGCGCTACCGCTACTCCACCTTCGAGCTCTATGACATGAACCTCGCGGTGGAGGCTCCGTTCAAAGGGGCACCGCGGGTCGAGAAGCCGGAGAAGTACCTGTCGCTCCGGCGACTCCTCGCGGCCGCGGCAACGCTCCGGCGCGAAGGGCAGAACCCCGCGCCGTACGAGGTGGAGGTCCACAAGCGCTTCGCGCTGCCCGTAGCCGCCCTGGTGTTCACCCTCGTCGGGTTCCCGCTCGGCATCCGCGCCCACACCGGCGGTCGTGCCATCGCCGTGGGCGGCAGCCTGGCCATCATCGTGGCGTACTACTTCCTGCTCACCTCGCTGGAGGGAATCGCGCTCGTGCGCCGCCTCCCGTCCTGGGCGGCGATCTGGGCGCCGAACCTGCTCTTCGGCGGCGTCGGGTTGGTGCTGCTCCGGTCCACGATCGCGCCGCCGGTCCCGCTCGCTCGCTCGGCGCTCGTCAGGCGCCTCCGGGCCGTCCTGGTGTGGCGCCTCCCGATCGGGACGCTGAGGGCCGCGCGGATCGGCGGTCCCCGCGCGACGAGCTGGATCATCGACCGCTACCTGGTCAGGGAGTATTTGACGTACCTCGGGTACGGCCTGGCGGTCGGCGCGGTGCTGTTCGTGATCGTGGACATCTTCCAGACGCTGGACCGGTTCCTCCGCCTCAAGCCGCCGCTCCACCTGATCGTCGAGCACCTCCTCTACCGCCTGCCCGCCGAGCTCTACAAGGGACTTCCGGTCGTGATCCTGGTCGCGACGATCTTCCTCTTCCTCTCGCTCGCGCGGGCGCACGAGTTGACGGCCCTGAAGGCGGCCGGCGTCAGCCTCTACCGGGTGAGCCGGCCAGTGCTACTCCTCGCCGTGGGCGTGAGCGCCGCGTCCGTGCTCTTCCAGGAGACGCTGTTGCCGATGCTGAACGCCAAGGCCGACGAGGTGGACCGGATCAAGATCCGCGGTGAGCCGCCTCGACACCTCCAGCGACGCAACCAGATCTGGTACCGGAGCGCGGACACCCGGTTTTTTAGGATGGAGCTCCTGGACCCGGCGGGCCAGGCCATCGACGGCCTCACGCTCCTGGAGATCGATCGGGACTACCGGCTCCTGAGCCGCCTCGACGCCCGCCAGGCGCGCTGGACCACCGCCGGGTGGGAGTTCCGTGACGGCGTCGTTCGAGAGTTCTCGGGCGGAGACCAGGTTCAAGCTATCCCCTTCCGCCTGACTACGCTGGAGCTCCCCGAGCGGATGGAGACGTTCACCCAGATCCAGAAACCCACCGAGATGATGAACTTTCTGGAACTCAGGGCGTACCTGGCGCGGCTCCAGGAGAGCGGGCACCAGGTCGGCAAGTACATCGTGAAGCTCTACGAGAAGCTAGCCTTCCCCCTGATCCACGCCGTCCTCGCGCTGGTCGCGATCCCGCTCGCCCTCGCCTCGCCGCGGAGCGGGCGCTTGATCGGCATCGGGCTGGCGATCGTGATCGCGATGGCCTACTGGTTCGTCCACTCGCTGGCGCTCTCCTTCGCCAAGGCGGACATGCTGCCGCCGCTCCTGGCCGCGTGGACCGCGAACATCATCTTCGCGGGCCTGGGGCTCTCCCTGTTCCTCCGCGCCCGGACGTAG
- a CDS encoding NAD(P)H-hydrate dehydratase: MLPVFTAAEMRALDQRAMTRLGIPGIRLMENAGRGATRAILAHFGSQKGKRVVVCCGKGNNGGDGFVVARGLKAAGARVSVFLVARAGDVRGDSAAMLAAYRRARGAIEEVTRESDLRALNTALASAHLVVDGLLGTGLTGPATGLVAAVIEAINTSGKPVVALDLPSGLASDHGRLLGPAVRAVLTTTFAGWKRGLLLHPGAARAGQVRLVDIGIPDAATREGIGVFLLESADIAPHFPPRPPDAHKGTFGHLLVVAGSVGKTGAAALAGRAGLRSGAGLVTIATPASQQPVIAALGMEVMTEPVAETQSQSASPKAKERILELAQRTEALALGPGVSLDPETQRLVRELVLEVARPMVVDADGLTALAGHLDHLRKAAAPRCLTPHPGEMARLLGVSVSEVQADRIETVSEFCQRYGAYVVLKGARSTIGEPGGTVYINPTGNPGMASGGSGDVLTGMVGAFLARGLDPLAALQAGVFLHGLAGDLARDMRGEEGLIAGDILEAIPPAIAEVQRGGGHQPL; encoded by the coding sequence CTCATGGAGAACGCCGGCCGAGGCGCGACCCGGGCCATCCTGGCTCACTTCGGCTCACAGAAGGGAAAGCGGGTGGTCGTCTGCTGCGGCAAGGGGAACAACGGCGGTGATGGCTTCGTCGTGGCCCGGGGCCTCAAGGCCGCGGGCGCGCGCGTGAGCGTCTTTCTGGTGGCCCGGGCCGGGGACGTGAGGGGGGACTCGGCCGCGATGCTGGCCGCGTACCGAAGGGCCCGGGGGGCGATCGAGGAAGTCACGCGCGAGAGTGACCTTCGCGCCCTCAACACGGCTCTCGCCTCGGCGCACCTCGTGGTGGACGGGCTCCTGGGAACCGGCCTGACGGGCCCGGCGACCGGTCTCGTCGCCGCAGTGATCGAGGCCATCAACACGAGCGGGAAGCCCGTGGTCGCCCTCGACCTTCCCTCCGGCCTGGCTTCGGACCACGGTCGCCTCCTCGGGCCCGCCGTCCGTGCAGTGCTTACAACGACGTTTGCCGGGTGGAAGCGGGGGTTGCTCCTCCACCCCGGCGCCGCGCGGGCCGGTCAGGTAAGACTGGTGGACATCGGAATCCCGGACGCCGCGACGCGCGAAGGGATCGGCGTGTTTCTCCTCGAATCCGCCGACATCGCGCCACACTTTCCTCCGCGACCGCCGGATGCCCACAAAGGGACCTTCGGCCATCTCCTCGTGGTGGCGGGATCGGTGGGAAAGACGGGAGCGGCTGCTCTGGCCGGGCGCGCGGGGTTGAGGAGCGGGGCGGGCCTGGTGACGATTGCCACTCCCGCGTCCCAGCAGCCGGTGATCGCCGCCCTGGGGATGGAGGTGATGACCGAGCCGGTGGCTGAGACTCAAAGCCAGTCGGCCAGCCCGAAGGCCAAGGAACGGATCCTGGAGCTGGCCCAGCGCACCGAGGCGTTGGCGCTCGGCCCGGGAGTGTCGTTGGACCCGGAGACTCAGCGCCTGGTCAGGGAACTGGTCCTCGAAGTGGCGCGCCCGATGGTGGTGGACGCCGATGGGCTGACGGCCCTGGCCGGTCACCTGGACCACCTCAGGAAGGCGGCCGCGCCGCGCTGCCTGACGCCGCATCCGGGGGAGATGGCCAGGCTCCTGGGTGTGAGCGTGAGCGAGGTCCAGGCCGACAGGATTGAAACGGTCAGCGAGTTCTGCCAGCGCTATGGCGCCTACGTGGTCCTGAAGGGCGCCCGGAGCACGATCGGCGAGCCGGGAGGGACGGTGTACATCAACCCGACCGGTAACCCGGGCATGGCGAGCGGCGGATCGGGGGACGTCCTGACCGGCATGGTGGGGGCATTTCTGGCGAGAGGGCTGGATCCGCTCGCGGCCCTCCAGGCCGGGGTGTTCCTCCACGGCCTGGCGGGCGACCTGGCGCGTGACATGCGGGGTGAGGAAGGCCTGATCGCGGGAGATATCCTCGAAGCGATCCCCCCGGCAATCGCGGAGGTCCAGCGCGGTGGCGGCCATCAGCCGCTTTGA
- the tsaE gene encoding tRNA (adenosine(37)-N6)-threonylcarbamoyltransferase complex ATPase subunit type 1 TsaE, with product MAAISRFESRSAEETRRLGELLGTGLGRGDVVACIGELGAGKTCFLQGVLRGLGVAEPATSPGFVLINQYRGRVSVYHVDAYRTESLSEILDLGVEEMLWEDGVTVIEWAEKLLPLLPPETLVVRISGLGSEPREIVLDGLPGDAGRLRLERLLREADLARL from the coding sequence GTGGCGGCCATCAGCCGCTTTGAGAGTCGGAGTGCCGAGGAAACCCGGCGCCTGGGTGAGCTGCTGGGCACCGGCCTCGGGCGCGGCGACGTCGTCGCCTGCATTGGGGAACTGGGCGCGGGGAAAACCTGCTTTCTCCAGGGAGTCCTCCGCGGGCTCGGGGTGGCCGAACCGGCAACGAGCCCGGGCTTCGTCCTGATCAATCAGTACCGGGGCCGGGTTTCCGTTTACCACGTGGACGCCTATCGAACCGAAAGCCTGAGCGAAATCCTGGACCTGGGGGTCGAGGAGATGCTCTGGGAGGATGGGGTCACGGTCATCGAGTGGGCCGAGAAGCTGCTTCCGCTCCTCCCCCCTGAGACGCTGGTGGTCAGGATCTCCGGCCTGGGCAGTGAACCTCGCGAGATCGTTCTCGACGGGCTTCCTGGCGATGCCGGCCGGTTGAGGCTTGAACGCCTCCTGCGCGAAGCCGACCTGGCGCGGCTATAA